In Acinetobacter wanghuae, the sequence AATATATAAGCATAAGGGCAAAAAAGCTGGCATAAATGCCAGCTTTAAAATACGAAAAAGAGAACGACTATTTGCTTGCTTTTTGACGAATAATAATTGGACAAGATTTATAGCGTGCCGTTTCTACAATCGCTTCTTGTTCACCCAATACACGTGCAAGTTCAGTTTTTTTGGTATTTGAAGATTGTCCCATATTCACAGAAACACTTGGACCAATGCCCCATCCACCATGACTACCAAAACCACCACCCAAGCCTACACCTACCCCAACACCAGTACGTTTTGGAGTGGTAACACCACCGTCAATATAACGTTGAATGCGGTTGTATTCGCCTTGTAGTTGTTGGCAATTGAAAGATTGATATTTGGTCGGTGAAACATAGCTTGGCTTGACTGTACCTGCACAGGCACTTAACAAAGCCAAGGCACCGAGCGCAAAAGTTAATTTCAGCAGTTTCATAATCGACTCAATATTCAATGTTTCTCTATCTCATTGAACAACGATATATAGGCCTGAGTCAATTTATGATCTGTAGCCAAATGAATTAAAGGCAGATTTTTCTGATGGGATTCTTTCATTACAATTGATGGTGGCAACATGCTTTCAAGTACCGGTAAGCCTTCAGTTTTAAGCTGCTCGACCACTTCACGCGGCAATTTTGCCTGTGCCTGAAACTGATTAACCACAATGCCTTCAATCTCTAAACGGTCATTATGATCATCTTGGGTTTCAATGACGTTTTCAATCAAGGTATGTAAAGCACGCTTGGAGAATACATCACAATCAAATGGAATAAGGACGCGATCTGCCGCAATCAGTGCAGACAAGGTAAAAAAGTTAAATGCAGGCGGCGTATCAATAAAAACTCGATCATATTGCCCCGAGCACTGTTGCAAAGCATCACGCAGTTTATAAATTTTATGTTTAGACTCAAGTGCATGCCCAAGTGCACCAAGACTTGGACTCGCTGGAATCACATCTAAGTTCTTAAACGGCGATTGATGAATATAGCCTTCTAAGCCTTTACTGCGACTTTTTAAAATCGAGCCAATAGCATTACCAATCAAGCCTTTGCTTTGCTGATTACCAAGCACATCTTCAAAATAGTTTTCAATATTGGGTTCTAATGCTGGTTTATCGCCTGAGTAGGTCGCATCGTCGCCGAGTAAATACTGGCTCGAATTGGCTTGTGGGTCGAGATCAATTAATAAGGTTTTCAGACCTTGATGGGCACTGATTGCCGCCAAATTAACGGTAATACTCGATTTTCCCACGCCACCCTTTTGGTTAAACACCACACGTGTACGCATTAGAACCCCCTAAAATTTTATTATAAATATTTGATTTCTAGGACATGATTAAAACACGAAAAGGAATTATCCAAAATTCGGTTTAATGATGACCAAAGCGACAATTGAAATAAGTGAAACAATTGCAATAAATAAGCCAGCTCGACGCTGAACCATCAATACCGCTTCATCTTTTTTATAGGCTTTTGCCAAAGACGAAATCAGTACCAAGAATAAAATAACCTTGGCATAAAACCATGGCTGAACATCAAAATCTTTTAGCACTAAAGCAATAACCCCTGTCAGAGCGATCAATGCCATGGCCAAATGTTGTAATGCCACCAATACAACACGACCTTTAGGATTGGGTAAATTTCCCTGTGTTCCCACAAACAAAGTTGTTGCACGCAAAACCACAGCAATAATTGCAAGACTTGCCGCGCTCATATGAATAATTTTAATGATTAATTGAGTATCCATGAACAATCCTTAAGCTTTAGGTGCATGTGCACATTCAGGGCTGGTCGTATCCTGATTTTTCCATTCTTCAGGCACAAATGCATGAATCGCAAGCGCATGAATTTTTCCAGGACTGAGTAAATCACCTGCCGCAGCATAAATTTTTTGATGACGTTGCACCAAACGTAAGCCTGCAAATACGTCACTGACAATCACGGCTTTAAAGTGTGATTCTTTGCCTGGAAAATAACCACCATGACCACTTGATTCATTGACCACGTCCAAATGAGTCGGGCAAAGCTGCTCTAAACGCTCAATTAACTGTTGTTCTAAGCTCAAAATTCGCTCCAAAAAAAGAATTGCCTAAATATAGAGCTAGTATAGCGTGTTCTAGATGCTATTGCGCCTTTGCAAGAACTGAACTAAACACGTGAAATAATGATGATTTTTTCTTCAAAAACAGCATTAAAATACGAAACTTTCAGTTTTTTCCTTAAAATTGATTTTATTTTATTCAAACGATCTAAGTTTTTTCACAAAGGTGTTGACCTCATTTTCCCATCCTGTATTATACACGGCATGCGGGAATAGCTCAGTTGGTAGAGCATAACCTTGCCAAGGTTGGGGTCGGGAGTTCGAGTCTCCTTTCCCGCTCAAATTTTTTAAGTGTAAGTTTTTGATAAAACTGCTCAATTTGCGGAAATAGCTCAGTTGGTAGAGCATAACCTTGCCAAGGTTGGGGTCGAGAGTTCGAGTCTCTTTTTCCGCTCCAAATTCTAAAAAAATCCCTCATCGAAAGATGGGGGATTTTTTTATGTCAATTTTATTGCATTGTTTAAAAATAACTTTCCTCTGATGATTTTCACCCACACTCAAAACGAAAATCTTTCGACCTAAGCTAGGTTATAATGCATTCCTCCCCAAAGATGATTGATCCAATATGAACACATCCAATGACCCTTTACACGGCAAAAAACTTGCTGACATTTTGGATGAGTTACTCGATTACTATGATGGTTTTGAAGGGTTAAGTCGTAAAATCGAAATTCGATGCTTCTGTATCGATCCAAGTGTGAAGTCATCATTGCGATTCTTACGCACCACACCATGGGCACGTGAAAAAGTCGAAAATTTATATCTGTATGTCTTACGCCAAAAAGCTAAACAAAAACCTTAGTTGTTGGTCGTCTTAGCTGCAGCATAAAATTTTATCGCAAAGCGTGAATGCTCTTGAGAGGGTAAAGATATCGATTGATTATGATTGTAGATGTGAATATATCTGCTCTTTTCTAAAAATATCGTAATTGACAAAATCTGCTGAATACTCAAGGATAATGCTTACAATAAATGAGTATAAAAAATGACAACCACAACTATTCGATATCAAACTGATATTTTAGGAAAAGGCTTTGAACAAGCCACTTTAGAATTTCCAGATGATTTTGAGGGCAAAGTCATTGGCACTTTGGTCCGTAAAAAAGCCGATAAAACAACATCCAAAGCTGTGCTTTATATTCATGGCTTCGTCGATTATTTCTTCCAAACTGAAATGGCTGAACGTTTTAATGCCGAAGGTTTTGACTTTTATGCTTTAGACCTACGAAAATATGGTCGCTCACACCTGCCCCATCAAAAATACTATAACGTGTATGACATTGCCGAATATGATGCAGAAATCACTGAGGCGCTGAATATTATTGGCAATGAAGGACACGATGCCGTTCTACTATGTGGACACTCCACAGGAGGTCTGACCACGACTTTATATGCAGCACACCATCCCAATCATCCACTCATAAAAGCCTTATGGTGTAATAGCCCATTTTATGACTTTAATATGAGTCCCTTTGAAAAGAAATTTGCGATTCCGAAAATGAGTGCATTGGGTAAACCCTTTCCTGACCTGCTATTCCCGAGTCGCTTAAATCGTTTTTACGTTCCAAGTCTACATATCAGTTACCACGGCGAATGGCACTTTAATCTTGAATGGAAAAAGCCGACTTATCATTTGGTGCGACTCAGTTTTGTACATGCGATTCATCAAGCACACAAGGAAATCCATCAAGGAGTCAGCTTAAACATTCCTGCGTTAATTATGCATTCCTCAAAGTCGAGCTATCCTTTACGTTTTAATCATGATGCTCAAAGTAGCGATATCATTCTTGAAGTTAAGGACATGATTAAGTATGCCAATAAAATGTCAGGTGATATCACCTTGTGCGGCATTCAAGATGGTTTGCATGACTTAGTCTTGTCCAAAGCACCTGTACGGGAAACGGTATATCAAGAACTCTTTCAGTGGCTAAAGTCTAAACATCTTTAATGACTTTGATCTTTAATCAGTCGATGCGTTAGAACTCTCTAGCGCATTTCAATACGTGTTCAATTCACACGTATACATCTTTCTAGGTTAATGCTTTTATTGTTATTTTCTAGGTAATAAATATGTGAAGAATGTCATGTTATATGATGAGCCAATCAAAAATGAAATAGGCTTAAGCCCTTATTATTAAAATAATAAATTTTAAAAAATCCTCCAATTCTGTGTTGTCTTTTGTTGCATGCTTGTAAGTTATCAACTTCATTGAAACAAGCCTCTTTATATTAAGCAAAGTACTGAGCATGTTTAGCTCAGAGACCAAACTTTTCCTATCATTTTTAGCGCAATTTTTTAAATAACAATATAGATAAGGAACACATTATGCGATATGCAGATCCCAATACAGACGGTGCAAAAATTCAATTTAAACAGCAATATGAAAACTTCATTGGTGGCAAATGGGTTGCACCTGTCAAAGGTGAATATTTTGATAATATCTCGCCGGTCGATGGCAAAGTTTTTAGCAAAGTACCGCGTTCGAGTGTGGAAGATATTGAACTCGCACTTGATGCCGCACATGCTGCAAAAGCACAATGGAATAGCGCATCCCCGACCACGCGTTCCAATATTTTGCTCAAAATCGCAGATCGTTTAGAGGAAAACTTAGAACTTTTAGCTGTAGCTGAAACATGGGACAACGGCAAACCGATTCGTGAAACTTTAGCGGCAGATATTCCACTTTGTATTGATCATTTTCGTTATTTTGCCGGTTGTATCCGCGCCCAAGAAGGTGGCATTTCAGAAATTGACGAAGATACCATTGCCTATCATTTCCATGAGCCTTTAGGGGTCGTCGGTCAAATTATTCCATGGAACTTCCCGATTCTGATGGCGGCATGGAAAATCGCACCCGCACTCGCGGCGGGCAATTGCATTGTGCTTAAACCCGCAGAACAAACCCCTGTCAGTATTTTAGTACTCGCTGAGCTCATTCAAGATATCTTACCGCCCGGTGTTCTCAATATCGTGAATGGTTATGGTGTGGAAGTCGGTCGTCCCTTAGCCACCAATCCACGTATCTCGAAAATTGCATTTACAGGCTCAACCGCAGTCGGGCAAATGATTATGCAATATGCCACTGAAAATATTATTCCAGTGACTTTAGAGCTAGGTGGCAAATCACCCAACCTGTTCTTTGAAGACATCATGGACAAAGAAGATGATTATCTTGATAAAGCGCTTGAAGGCTTTGCCATGTTTGCCCTCAACCAAGGGGAAATTTGTACCTGCCCTTCACGTGCTTTGGTGCAAGAAAGTATTGCGGATGAATTTTTAGCGCGTGCGGTAGAACGTGTAAAACGCATTAAAACGGGACATCCTTTGGATACGACCACAATGATTGGCGCTCAAGCCTCACAGGAACAGCAAGATAAAATTCTAGGTTGTATTGCCACAGGGCGTGAAGAAGGTGCGCAAATTCTTACTGGCGGTGAGGCACGTCAAGAAGTTGGGCAAGGTTTCTATATTGAACCCACCATCTTTAAAGGCACCAATGATATGAAAACCTTCCAAGAGGAAATTTTTGGACCTGTGCTTGCGGTCACCACCTTTAAAGACTTTGATGATGCGATCAAAATTGCTAATGACACGATTTATGGTCTAGGTGCAGGTGTGTGGTCACGTTCAGCGCACACGTCTTATCGTGCAGGTCGTGCGATTCAAGCCGGTCGTGTATGGACAAATTGCTATCACATGTACCCTGCTCATGCTGCATTTGGTGGTTATAAGAAATCAGGTATTGGGCGTGAAAACCATAAGATGATGCTCGATCATTACCAACAAACCAAAAACTTATTAGTGAGTTATTCGACTAAACCTGCTGGTTTCTTCTAAAGTAAAAATGTAATAAAAAGCGGACTTCGGTTCGCTTTTTTGATTGAAGCAAGATGTACTTTTCATGCTTAATTTTGCATTTTTTATTGAATTGAAATTTAAGTTTCCTAATAACAATACAAATTAAAATAAATCAGCACATTGAACATGCAAAATCATTCACGCCTTATGTCTCTTCTGTATATCTATTTATATTTTTATGCTTTTCAAGTGTTTAAAAAACAGCCTTAAAAGCACCGCTTTCAATTAAAGTTGGCTTTTAAAGCCGAACAAGACTGTGTATAACAATGAACCATACAGGGAAATTGATAAGCATAGGCAAAATCGCTCAAAAAGCGTTAGACTATGCAACCAATAATGTCATGATTCGGTCTGAATAAGATCAAAACAAAAGGTGAAGGTTGATGCCGCTCAATACCGTTGAAGAGCTTGTAGCAGATATCCGTGCAGGAAAAATGGTTATCCTGATGGATGACGAAGATCGCGAAAATGAAGGTGATCTTGTCATTGCAGCAACGCATGTTCGTGCAGAAGACATCAACTTCATGATCACGCATGCGCGTGGCTTGGTTTGCCTGACGTTAAGTAAAGAACGCTGCCAACAGTTAAATCTGCCTTTAATGGTCGATGCCAATGGTGCGCAGCACGGCACTAACTTCACGCTTTCAATTGAAGCGGCTCAAGGTATTTCTACGGGTATTTCACCTGCTGAACGTGCACATACCATCCAAACTGCGGTCGCAGCACATGCTAAACCGGCTGACATTGTACAACCCGGACATATTTTCCCATTGATGGCACAACCAGGTGGCGTATTACACCGTGCAGGTCACACTGAAGCAGGTTGTGACTTATCACGTTTAGCAGGTTTAGAACCCGCATCTGTGATCTGTGAAATTATTAATGAAGACGGTACGATGGCACGTCGTCCTGATCTTGAAGTCTTTGCAGAAAAACATGGTTTAAAAATTGGTACGATTGCCGATCTTATTCATTACCGCATGACCAATGAGCAAACGGTTGAACGTTTAGATCAGCAAAAACTAGATACCGAATACGGTGTGTTTGATCTTTATCGTTACCGTGAATTTGGCAATCCCGATATTCATTTAGCTTTAGTGAAAGGTGAGCCTAAAGACGGCGTCACCACAGTTCGTGTACATGGTTTTAATCCAACGCGTGATTTATTGAAGCTCAATAAGCAAGATGGCGAACCGGCTTGGAACTTAGATCGCGCGTTGAAAGAAATTTCAAGCAGCGAGCGTGGTGTTCTGGTTTGGATTGGTCAACGTCATTTACAAGATTTAGGTCCTGCATTAGATACCCTTAACGCACCAAAAAATGTAAAATCGAATGCTGCACTTTCTCAGCAGTATCAAACCATTGGTGTGGGTGCACAAATTTTACGTGATTTAGGCGTGGAAAAGATGAAGCTGCTTAGCTCTCCTTTACGCTTTAATGCACTTTCAGGTTTTAACTTAGAAGTGGTGGAATACATCACCGCACATCAAACATCAGAGAAATAATCGAGGTTGCTATGGCTGTTCGCCGTATTGAAGGTATGTTACATCTCGCGAACGAAGACCGTTATGCGATTCTAGTTGGTCGTTTTAATAGCTTTGTTGTCGAACATTTGTTAGAAGGTGCCGTTGATACATTGAAACGTCATGGCGTATCAGAGGATAATATCACTGTTGTTCACGCACCTGGTGCTTGGGAACTTCCTGTCGTTGCGAAGAAACTTGCGGCTTCAGATCGTTTCGATGCCATCATTGCGCTTGGCGCAGTCATTCGTGGTAGCACGCCTCACTTCGATTTCGTTGCTGGCGAATGTGCCAAAGGTTTAGGCGTTGTTGGTCTAGACACTGGCTTACCCGTCATCAATGGTGTACTCACTACGGATAGTATTGAACAAGCGATTGAACGCTCTGGAACAAAAGCAGGTAATAAAGGTAGCGAAGCTGCCTTAACTGCGATTGAAATGGTTAACTTGTTAAAGGCTATTTAACGCTATGTCGCAAACACTTCAAGCAACTTATGCAGCAAAACGTAAAGCACGTCGCTTTGCTGTACAAGGAATTTATGAATGGCAAATGAGCCACAATCCAGTCCATGAGATTGAAGCACGTACACGTGTAGAAAATGCCATGCACAAAGTGGATCTTAGCTATTATCATGAATTGTTGACCGAGGTGGTTGCCAATCATGAAGCATTGGATGCGCTCTTAATCCCTGTCCTTGACCGCGAAGTTAGCGCCCTTGATGGCGTTGAACTTGCAACACTTCGTCTTGGTGCATATGAACTTAAAGAACATCTTGAGATTCCATATCGCGTTGTTTTAGATGAAGCGATCGAGCTTGCTAAACACTTTGGCGGTGCAGACAGCCATAAATACATCAATGGTGTATTAGACCGTTTAGCGACAACTTTACGTGCAGCAGAAAAGCAACAATCTAACTAATTTTTTAAGCAGATTGTTTGTATGGCTGAGTTCTCGATTATCGACACCTATTTTAATCAGCGGACATCTACGTCTGTCGATTTAGGGGTCGGTGACGACTCAGCCTTGCTCACCCCTCCTCCACAGCAACAATTGGTCATTTGTGCCGATACTCTCGTTGCTGGACGTCATTTCCCTTTAGAAACTCATCCGCATGCGATTGGTTGGAAATCTGTTGCCGTCAATTTATCTGATATTGCTGCAATGGGCGCAAAACCGCATAGCATCTTACTCGCCTTGAGTTTACCCCAAATTGATCATGACTGGCTTAAAGGCTTTAGTCAGGGTTTATACGATTGTTGCGATCAATTTGGTGTGAGTTTAATTGGTGGCGATACCACCCAAGCCCCTCATTTGACCCTATCTGTGACCGCACTTGGCTGGGTCGATATAGGGAAAGCCGTACAGCGTTCAGGCGCGCAAGTTGGCGACCTAATTTGTGTATCAGGTACAGTGGGTGATGCCGCATTTGCCTTAAAGCATTTGGGTCACCCGTTACAACAGCGTTTGGACTATCCAACGCCACGCTGCGCTCTGGGTCAAGCATTGAAAGGCTTAGCAAATAGCATGATTGATGTCTCAGATGGTTTAAGCCAAGACTTGGGACACATTTTAAAAGCATCACAAAAAGGTGCGATTTTAAATTTAGAAAATTTACCTGTTAGCCCTGCACTTCAAGATTTAAGCCATGAACAACAATGGCAATATGCATTGGCAGGTGGCGATGACTATGAGTTATGTTTTACAATAAGCCCGCAAAATTATGAAAAACTTTTGCAGCAACCACTTGATGTAAATATAACAATGATTGGCACAATTACAGACAGTCAAATTCTCTCTTTTCAGCATCACAAGCAAAATATCATGCTGAATTTAAATGGATATCAACACTTTGCATAAGCCAGCGATTCATTTTAAAGCTATGTCTTGGGCAGATCGTTTTATCGTGTTCTGTGGCATAGGCTTTGGTTCAGGATTATTGCCCAAAGCACCAGGGACGTTTGGTTCAGCATTTGCATTGCTGTTCGTGCCCATTTGGCTTGCGATTGGCTTTTCAAATACAGTCATCGCCATTGTATTGATGTCATTGATTGGGATTTATATTTGTGGACGAACCGCCAAAGTCATGGGCGTACACGATGATGGTCGTATTGTTTGGGACGAGTTCGCCGGACAATCCATCACCTTTTTACCCATTTTGTATTTGGGTCAAATGAATGTGTGGTGGCTGATCATTGGTTTTGCCCTATTTCGTTTATTTGATGTTTGGAAACCATGGCCCATTCGAGTTATTGATCGCCAAGTCGGCGGTGGTTTCGGCATCATGTTTGATGACATTATTGCAGGTCTTTGGGCTGCACTGTGTATCTGGTTCTATTTTTATTTCACCGTGGCATAAGCCATTTTTAGGATTACAACATGTCAACGACTGTTATTATTCTTGCTGCAGGTAAAGGAACGCGTATGCGTTCGCAACTCCCGAAAGTATTACAACCGCTTGCAGGACGTCCTTTGCTTGGTCATGTCATTGACACTGCTCAAAAAATTAAAGCAGACAATATCATTACCATTTACGGTCACGGTGGCGATCGCGTTCAAGCAGCATTTTCAGATCAAAAGATTACTTGGGTGGAACAAGCTGAACAATTGGGTACAGGTCATGCGGTTAAAGTGACGTTGCCAGTATTGCCAAAAGATGGCATCTCTTTGATTCTATCTGGTGATGTGCCATGCATTAGCCAAACCACACTACAGAACCTACTTGCTACCACGCAAGACAAAGGTATTGGCTTAGTTACTCTCACTCTATCTGATGCCACAGGTTATGGTCGTATTGTCCGTGAACATGGTCAAATCCAAGCCATTGTTGAGCATAAAGATGCCTCTGATGAACAGCGCCAAATTAAAGAAATTAATACGGGGATTTATGCCGTTAGTAATGCTAAATTGCATGAATGGTTACCAAAACTTAGCAATAACAATGCGCAAGGTGAAT encodes:
- the ribBA gene encoding bifunctional 3,4-dihydroxy-2-butanone-4-phosphate synthase/GTP cyclohydrolase II — translated: MPLNTVEELVADIRAGKMVILMDDEDRENEGDLVIAATHVRAEDINFMITHARGLVCLTLSKERCQQLNLPLMVDANGAQHGTNFTLSIEAAQGISTGISPAERAHTIQTAVAAHAKPADIVQPGHIFPLMAQPGGVLHRAGHTEAGCDLSRLAGLEPASVICEIINEDGTMARRPDLEVFAEKHGLKIGTIADLIHYRMTNEQTVERLDQQKLDTEYGVFDLYRYREFGNPDIHLALVKGEPKDGVTTVRVHGFNPTRDLLKLNKQDGEPAWNLDRALKEISSSERGVLVWIGQRHLQDLGPALDTLNAPKNVKSNAALSQQYQTIGVGAQILRDLGVEKMKLLSSPLRFNALSGFNLEVVEYITAHQTSEK
- a CDS encoding BolA family protein, whose amino-acid sequence is MSLEQQLIERLEQLCPTHLDVVNESSGHGGYFPGKESHFKAVIVSDVFAGLRLVQRHQKIYAAAGDLLSPGKIHALAIHAFVPEEWKNQDTTSPECAHAPKA
- the exaC gene encoding acetaldehyde dehydrogenase ExaC, whose protein sequence is MRYADPNTDGAKIQFKQQYENFIGGKWVAPVKGEYFDNISPVDGKVFSKVPRSSVEDIELALDAAHAAKAQWNSASPTTRSNILLKIADRLEENLELLAVAETWDNGKPIRETLAADIPLCIDHFRYFAGCIRAQEGGISEIDEDTIAYHFHEPLGVVGQIIPWNFPILMAAWKIAPALAAGNCIVLKPAEQTPVSILVLAELIQDILPPGVLNIVNGYGVEVGRPLATNPRISKIAFTGSTAVGQMIMQYATENIIPVTLELGGKSPNLFFEDIMDKEDDYLDKALEGFAMFALNQGEICTCPSRALVQESIADEFLARAVERVKRIKTGHPLDTTTMIGAQASQEQQDKILGCIATGREEGAQILTGGEARQEVGQGFYIEPTIFKGTNDMKTFQEEIFGPVLAVTTFKDFDDAIKIANDTIYGLGAGVWSRSAHTSYRAGRAIQAGRVWTNCYHMYPAHAAFGGYKKSGIGRENHKMMLDHYQQTKNLLVSYSTKPAGFF
- a CDS encoding SirB2 family protein, whose protein sequence is MDTQLIIKIIHMSAASLAIIAVVLRATTLFVGTQGNLPNPKGRVVLVALQHLAMALIALTGVIALVLKDFDVQPWFYAKVILFLVLISSLAKAYKKDEAVLMVQRRAGLFIAIVSLISIVALVIIKPNFG
- a CDS encoding alpha/beta hydrolase → MTTTTIRYQTDILGKGFEQATLEFPDDFEGKVIGTLVRKKADKTTSKAVLYIHGFVDYFFQTEMAERFNAEGFDFYALDLRKYGRSHLPHQKYYNVYDIAEYDAEITEALNIIGNEGHDAVLLCGHSTGGLTTTLYAAHHPNHPLIKALWCNSPFYDFNMSPFEKKFAIPKMSALGKPFPDLLFPSRLNRFYVPSLHISYHGEWHFNLEWKKPTYHLVRLSFVHAIHQAHKEIHQGVSLNIPALIMHSSKSSYPLRFNHDAQSSDIILEVKDMIKYANKMSGDITLCGIQDGLHDLVLSKAPVRETVYQELFQWLKSKHL
- the ribH gene encoding 6,7-dimethyl-8-ribityllumazine synthase; the protein is MAVRRIEGMLHLANEDRYAILVGRFNSFVVEHLLEGAVDTLKRHGVSEDNITVVHAPGAWELPVVAKKLAASDRFDAIIALGAVIRGSTPHFDFVAGECAKGLGVVGLDTGLPVINGVLTTDSIEQAIERSGTKAGNKGSEAALTAIEMVNLLKAI
- the nusB gene encoding transcription antitermination factor NusB produces the protein MSQTLQATYAAKRKARRFAVQGIYEWQMSHNPVHEIEARTRVENAMHKVDLSYYHELLTEVVANHEALDALLIPVLDREVSALDGVELATLRLGAYELKEHLEIPYRVVLDEAIELAKHFGGADSHKYINGVLDRLATTLRAAEKQQSN
- a CDS encoding VF530 family protein; translation: MNTSNDPLHGKKLADILDELLDYYDGFEGLSRKIEIRCFCIDPSVKSSLRFLRTTPWAREKVENLYLYVLRQKAKQKP
- a CDS encoding phosphatidylglycerophosphatase A family protein → MDINTLHKPAIHFKAMSWADRFIVFCGIGFGSGLLPKAPGTFGSAFALLFVPIWLAIGFSNTVIAIVLMSLIGIYICGRTAKVMGVHDDGRIVWDEFAGQSITFLPILYLGQMNVWWLIIGFALFRLFDVWKPWPIRVIDRQVGGGFGIMFDDIIAGLWAALCIWFYFYFTVA
- the thiL gene encoding thiamine-phosphate kinase; the protein is MAEFSIIDTYFNQRTSTSVDLGVGDDSALLTPPPQQQLVICADTLVAGRHFPLETHPHAIGWKSVAVNLSDIAAMGAKPHSILLALSLPQIDHDWLKGFSQGLYDCCDQFGVSLIGGDTTQAPHLTLSVTALGWVDIGKAVQRSGAQVGDLICVSGTVGDAAFALKHLGHPLQQRLDYPTPRCALGQALKGLANSMIDVSDGLSQDLGHILKASQKGAILNLENLPVSPALQDLSHEQQWQYALAGGDDYELCFTISPQNYEKLLQQPLDVNITMIGTITDSQILSFQHHKQNIMLNLNGYQHFA
- a CDS encoding ParA family protein; translated protein: MRTRVVFNQKGGVGKSSITVNLAAISAHQGLKTLLIDLDPQANSSQYLLGDDATYSGDKPALEPNIENYFEDVLGNQQSKGLIGNAIGSILKSRSKGLEGYIHQSPFKNLDVIPASPSLGALGHALESKHKIYKLRDALQQCSGQYDRVFIDTPPAFNFFTLSALIAADRVLIPFDCDVFSKRALHTLIENVIETQDDHNDRLEIEGIVVNQFQAQAKLPREVVEQLKTEGLPVLESMLPPSIVMKESHQKNLPLIHLATDHKLTQAYISLFNEIEKH